Proteins encoded by one window of Candidatus Neomarinimicrobiota bacterium:
- a CDS encoding UDP-N-acetylmuramoyl-L-alanyl-D-glutamate--2,6-diaminopimelate ligase: MSVTHSLHEIMKGIEHTQITGGDVEVKGISYDSRTLTKGEVYFALEGENFHGAEFIPGAVERGCSAVVSYEIGETVPSVPTLKAVDSRLALALASSAFYGHPSKELKLVGITGTNGKTSVSHILRHLLQDSGNQTALLGTIGNDYGQGLEKFPLTTPEAPELNRFLRKAVNAGSTHAVMEVSSHSLIKKRTAGLDFDVAVFTNLTHDHLDFHGDFDSYKAAKGMLFEGLKDTAVSILNEDDNAFDYISSVARTKILTYSMINNSADFFAVREPANGEQNKRVKLYFSGEKQVIDSPLTGEFNVYNLLAACAAAASLGVSPSEIAKSLSSLPQIPGRLERIDSPEGVIVLIDYAHTPDALKNAMKAARELVTPSGGKLITLFGCGGDRDVEKRPLMGELSSTLSDLTVITSDNPRSEPPDVIIKDIEKGMKSGAQFRSIEDRRMAIVYSLEEASSGDVVLIAGKGHEDYQEIGGKKNPFSDRDIVNELLKKAE, encoded by the coding sequence GTGAGCGTCACGCACTCGCTACACGAAATTATGAAAGGAATTGAGCATACCCAAATAACAGGAGGCGACGTCGAGGTGAAAGGGATTTCATACGATTCGCGGACACTCACGAAGGGCGAAGTATATTTTGCTCTCGAAGGGGAAAACTTCCACGGCGCTGAATTTATTCCCGGAGCAGTCGAGAGAGGTTGCAGCGCTGTAGTTTCTTATGAGATAGGCGAAACGGTTCCCTCTGTGCCGACATTGAAAGCGGTCGATTCCCGCCTTGCTCTCGCCCTTGCGTCATCCGCTTTCTACGGACATCCCTCAAAAGAACTGAAACTCGTCGGAATAACGGGCACAAACGGCAAAACTTCCGTCTCGCATATCCTGCGACATCTCCTGCAGGATTCCGGGAATCAAACCGCACTGCTCGGAACAATCGGGAACGATTATGGCCAGGGGCTCGAAAAATTCCCTCTGACCACCCCCGAAGCGCCCGAGCTGAACCGGTTTCTCCGAAAAGCGGTTAATGCGGGCTCTACGCACGCCGTGATGGAAGTATCATCCCACAGTCTTATCAAGAAGAGGACCGCCGGGCTCGATTTCGACGTTGCTGTTTTCACGAACCTCACACACGACCATCTCGACTTTCACGGCGATTTCGATTCGTACAAGGCCGCAAAAGGAATGCTCTTTGAGGGCTTGAAAGACACCGCGGTCTCAATACTGAACGAAGACGACAATGCGTTCGATTACATTAGTTCCGTCGCCCGGACGAAAATCCTTACGTATTCTATGATAAACAATTCCGCTGATTTTTTTGCGGTCAGGGAGCCGGCGAACGGTGAACAGAATAAACGAGTGAAATTATATTTCTCCGGCGAAAAACAAGTGATCGACTCTCCTTTAACAGGCGAATTTAACGTTTATAATCTCCTTGCCGCGTGCGCGGCAGCGGCTTCATTAGGCGTCAGTCCGAGTGAGATTGCAAAAAGCCTGAGCTCTCTCCCGCAGATTCCCGGAAGATTGGAACGGATCGATTCGCCCGAAGGCGTCATCGTACTGATAGATTACGCCCATACACCCGACGCTCTTAAAAACGCGATGAAAGCAGCACGGGAACTCGTAACTCCTTCCGGTGGGAAGCTTATAACTCTTTTCGGCTGCGGCGGAGACAGGGACGTGGAAAAGCGGCCGCTGATGGGTGAACTCTCCTCCACCCTCTCCGATTTGACTGTCATCACATCCGACAACCCCCGGAGCGAACCTCCCGATGTGATTATCAAGGATATCGAGAAGGGTATGAAAAGCGGAGCGCAGTTCAGATCTATCGAAGACAGGAGGATGGCGATCGTGTATTCTCTCGAAGAAGCCTCCTCGGGTGACGTTGTGCTGATAGCGGGGAAAGGTCATGAGGATTATCAGGAGATAGGCGGCAAAAAGAACCCCTTCAGCGACCGTGATATCGTAAATGAATTACTCAAGAAGGCGGAGTGA